The window TTAATCACTTCAGATGTATCAGTTTGATAGAATGCTGAATACAGATCACTTCGTAAGTTGCCTTGAGTGTTCATTTCCTTCTTCCTCTTATCCAATAACTTGTTGGTAGTCCATCTGCTGACGAATTTTGTCTTTGACTTCGCTGCCGGCCAACTTTTCACACAAATATAATCCTAAATCAATGGATGAAGTTACACCTCTTGCTGTAATCACATCCCCTTCATCAACGATTCTGTCTGCAACAACAGATTCACAATATTTTTTAAGTTCATTGAAAGCACTGGGATGAGTGGTTGCTTTCTTTCCTTTTAAAAAGCCGGCTTCACCTAATAAAAGAGAGCCGGTACAGACTGAAGCTTTTAGGGGGATGCTATGTGCCGTTCTCAACCATTCAATAAAATGAGTGCTGCTAACTAATTTTTGTAAATGTGTTCTAACTCCACCCGGTACAATAATCATATCGTATTCTTGAATCGATTCATTGATTTTTGTCGGCAAAAGTCGCAACCCATTTTCATCACTCACTTCTTGAAAAATCGCGCAAATATCCCAGGATAATTCAGGCATAAATCCCATTGTTTTTAGGCGAATTAGCGGGTCGTAAACGCCAACAAAATCTAAAACAGTCATGCCTTGATAAATAATAAATGCAATCTTCATAACAGCTTACTCATTTTAAGGAAATGTTAAGAATTATGCCCCTAGATTTCTAGAGAAATTCGGGGCAAGAAAAGCTTTGCTGATGCCTAGTTTCCGGGTCATTGCCGTTAGGAAGCTTATCTAGACGGCTAGGGAACATAAACTGACATCGGCTCAACACCTAATTCCTTCCTCCATTCTGATAGAGGTTTATCCCAATGTTCTTCCCACTTTTGGGCTAAGAAGGGTTTTGCTTTTGCTCCCATTCTATATCCCACTGCAATGCGATCTAGCAAACTATCTAATCCTTCTGGCGCTTTGAATAGGGTACTCAATAAACCACCCGCTAATAAGACGGCTGACATGGTTCTACGCGTTTGAGCAAGCTCAAAAGCTTTCAGTCCTAATTCTCCCACAACATCGACAGAGAAATCTGTCACGATATGCCAAATATCATGGGTTTGCCGGATGCGTAAAACAATGTAGCTGACGTCATCTTCAACTTTTAGTTTGCGATAAAAGTTGGGATCAAATCCCGCTTCTTTGATATAAGATGCGTAGGCATATCCCAAGGAGTTTTCAGGATATTTTAGTAAAGCTTCGATATCTGGGGATGGGGCAAGATAACGTTCTTGAATAATCTGGGCAACTTCAGGCTTAGATTTGACATACTCAACTGCTAGTTGAGTAGCTTTGGTATGACGCAGTCCATCTTCTATATCGTAAACGGAATCTGTTTGAGAGGGATCTCTTAATATAGAAACCACTCCTTTTAAGGTATTCAAAAAATCTAAATTAAAGGCTTGTAACTTAGGTAACATAAAGTTTCCTCAAAACAATTTTTGATGAGATGGGAAAATTATGACAAATATCCATTGATTTTGCTATTGAAGCCGTAGACTTGACGGCTGCCAGCAAAGGAGACTAATTCAACTTCTTTTTCATCCCCAGGCTCAAACCGGACTGCTGTGCCGGCAGGAATATTAAGGCGCATTCCTCGTGCGGTTTCACGTTCAAAATTTAAAGACTCATTCACTTCATAAAAGTGGAAGTGGGAACCCACTTGAATGGGGCGATCTCCGGTGTTAGCGACAGGCAACCGTACGGTGTTACGTCCTGAATTTAATTCAATTTCCCCGTCTTGGGCAATAATTTCCCCTGGAATCATCGGTATCCTCTTATAGGTATTTGTGTGTCATCGGCGTTACGCTTATCATTCCCAATTATGGCCGGCATTAGAATTAATCGTACGGCTAACAGGGGCAGGTTTGTGAGTCTCGCCGACATGACACCAGTTTCTCACTTCCGGCGTGAAATCGCTACCTGCCGGCACCATTATTTCACTGGAAATAAAAAACCCGTTCTTGATTAGAAAACGGGCGACTTTTATATGAAGTATCTAATTTTGATTTTTTCCAGTCT of the Microcoleus sp. FACHB-672 genome contains:
- a CDS encoding DJ-1/PfpI family protein, which gives rise to MKIAFIIYQGMTVLDFVGVYDPLIRLKTMGFMPELSWDICAIFQEVSDENGLRLLPTKINESIQEYDMIIVPGGVRTHLQKLVSSTHFIEWLRTAHSIPLKASVCTGSLLLGEAGFLKGKKATTHPSAFNELKKYCESVVADRIVDEGDVITARGVTSSIDLGLYLCEKLAGSEVKDKIRQQMDYQQVIG
- a CDS encoding Coq4 family protein, with translation MLPKLQAFNLDFLNTLKGVVSILRDPSQTDSVYDIEDGLRHTKATQLAVEYVKSKPEVAQIIQERYLAPSPDIEALLKYPENSLGYAYASYIKEAGFDPNFYRKLKVEDDVSYIVLRIRQTHDIWHIVTDFSVDVVGELGLKAFELAQTRRTMSAVLLAGGLLSTLFKAPEGLDSLLDRIAVGYRMGAKAKPFLAQKWEEHWDKPLSEWRKELGVEPMSVYVP
- a CDS encoding urease subunit beta gives rise to the protein MIPGEIIAQDGEIELNSGRNTVRLPVANTGDRPIQVGSHFHFYEVNESLNFERETARGMRLNIPAGTAVRFEPGDEKEVELVSFAGSRQVYGFNSKINGYLS